One Granulicella sp. 5B5 DNA window includes the following coding sequences:
- a CDS encoding polymer-forming cytoskeletal protein: protein MWKPNQPATPSTPPTDPARSATPAGGASFDARSAAGAPGDQATIGKSLVVKGEISGAESLYIDGKVEGSINLPGNRVTVGRNGQVAATILAREIVVLGKIRGNCQATDRVDIRAEGSLTGDVIAARISIEDGAFFKGGIDIRKPGAEPKNGSTATPATTTPEPAPAEA from the coding sequence ATGTGGAAACCGAACCAGCCTGCAACACCTTCGACTCCGCCCACTGATCCAGCGCGTTCTGCTACGCCTGCCGGGGGAGCCAGTTTTGACGCTCGCAGCGCCGCCGGGGCTCCCGGCGATCAGGCGACCATTGGCAAAAGCCTTGTAGTGAAGGGCGAGATTTCGGGCGCTGAGTCGTTGTATATCGACGGCAAGGTGGAAGGCTCGATCAACCTGCCGGGCAACCGGGTGACGGTTGGCCGCAATGGCCAGGTGGCAGCAACGATCCTGGCGCGCGAGATTGTGGTGCTGGGTAAGATTCGCGGCAACTGCCAGGCCACTGACCGCGTGGACATCCGCGCTGAAGGCTCATTGACCGGCGACGTGATCGCGGCACGAATCTCGATCGAGGACGGCGCGTTCTTCAAGGGCGGTATCGACATCCGCAAGCCGGGCGCAGAGCCGAAGAATGGCAGCACGGCGACACCGGCGACGACCACGCCTGAGCCCGCTCCGGCTGAAGCGTAG
- a CDS encoding FmdE family protein: MAAGLDELLHEAEVAHGHLCAGQILGVRMAMLALERLGIDDPRKRLLANGELNPDRKRLVTFVEIDRCATDAIGVVTGCRVGKRALKLRDWGKMAATFVDLSAEVEPNVYKGLRVVALESSKGRAKELYPELEKNAQQMKAYREMPDADLFGEQWVRVPLPASEFPGYKGQRVACARCGEGVNFDRYVERNGERLCLACADAETAYYRAL; encoded by the coding sequence ATGGCGGCTGGGCTGGATGAACTATTGCATGAGGCGGAGGTCGCGCATGGGCATCTGTGCGCGGGGCAGATTCTGGGTGTGCGGATGGCGATGCTGGCGCTGGAGCGGCTGGGGATCGATGACCCGAGGAAGCGACTGCTGGCGAACGGAGAGCTGAATCCGGACCGGAAGCGGCTGGTGACGTTTGTGGAGATCGACCGGTGCGCTACGGACGCGATCGGCGTGGTGACAGGATGCCGCGTAGGCAAGCGGGCATTGAAGCTGCGCGACTGGGGCAAGATGGCCGCGACGTTCGTTGACCTGAGCGCGGAGGTGGAGCCGAACGTCTACAAAGGGCTGCGCGTGGTGGCGCTCGAGAGCTCGAAGGGGAGAGCAAAGGAGCTGTATCCGGAGTTGGAGAAGAACGCGCAGCAGATGAAGGCGTATCGCGAGATGCCGGATGCGGATTTGTTCGGCGAACAGTGGGTGCGCGTACCACTGCCGGCGAGTGAGTTTCCGGGATACAAGGGGCAGCGCGTGGCCTGCGCGCGGTGCGGTGAAGGCGTAAATTTCGACCGCTATGTGGAACGCAATGGCGAGCGGTTATGTCTGGCGTGCGCGGATGCGGAGACGGCTTACTATCGGGCGTTGTGA
- a CDS encoding DUF3147 family protein: MIDLLLRFLIGGMVVTVFSVVGDTVKPESLGGVFAAAPTIAMATVALTLHERGAGYVSMEGRSMVAGAAAFFVYACAVSWVMMRRKTDALPTATVLLMVWLGTAATLWAVWLRR, from the coding sequence GTGATCGACTTACTGCTGCGATTTTTGATTGGAGGGATGGTGGTGACGGTGTTCTCCGTGGTGGGCGACACGGTGAAACCGGAGAGCCTAGGCGGCGTGTTCGCAGCGGCCCCGACGATTGCGATGGCGACGGTGGCGCTGACGCTGCATGAGCGAGGCGCGGGATATGTGTCGATGGAGGGGCGGTCGATGGTGGCGGGGGCCGCGGCGTTCTTTGTATATGCGTGCGCGGTGAGTTGGGTGATGATGCGGCGGAAGACAGACGCCCTGCCGACGGCAACCGTGCTGCTGATGGTGTGGCTGGGTACGGCGGCGACGCTTTGGGCCGTCTGGTTAAGGAGGTAG
- a CDS encoding DUF3147 family protein: protein MRLRFDSLRETTLAEYARHFVAGGLVTVAASLIARRYGAVIGGMFMAFPGIFPPSISLVEKHKREREAAQGFEGVRAARAEASVEAAGASAGAAGLGAFGLVLWKGLGTHPLTPVLVVALMAWLVVSCTMWWLRERL from the coding sequence ATGAGGCTGAGGTTCGATTCGCTGCGTGAGACGACGCTGGCGGAGTATGCGCGGCACTTTGTGGCAGGCGGCCTGGTGACGGTGGCTGCGAGCCTGATCGCGAGGCGCTATGGCGCGGTGATCGGCGGAATGTTTATGGCGTTTCCGGGAATCTTTCCACCGAGCATCAGCCTGGTGGAGAAGCACAAGCGGGAGCGCGAGGCGGCGCAGGGCTTTGAGGGCGTACGTGCCGCGCGAGCCGAGGCAAGTGTGGAGGCTGCAGGGGCATCTGCCGGAGCTGCGGGGTTAGGTGCGTTTGGACTGGTGCTGTGGAAGGGCCTGGGGACGCATCCGCTGACGCCGGTGCTGGTTGTAGCGCTGATGGCGTGGCTGGTGGTGTCGTGCACGATGTGGTGGCTGCGCGAGAGGCTGTAA
- the rpsD gene encoding 30S ribosomal protein S4 — translation MARYTGPVCRLCRRDGVKLFLKGAKCFTEKCPVEKRNFAPGQHGQSKKVKKLVGYGLQLREKQKAKRIYFTLETQFRAYYEKAANRTGVTGELLLQQLETRLDNVAYRLGFALSRRQSRQVVRHGHVTVNGRKVNIPSFQVKVGDVIAIREKSKELTMLANSRDFAAGLGRVSWIEIASDSLSGKIIGLPKREDIQIPVNEQQIVELYSK, via the coding sequence ATGGCACGTTACACAGGACCCGTCTGCCGCCTCTGCCGCCGCGACGGCGTAAAGCTCTTCCTCAAGGGCGCAAAGTGCTTCACTGAGAAGTGCCCCGTTGAAAAGCGCAACTTCGCCCCTGGCCAGCACGGCCAGTCCAAGAAGGTCAAGAAGCTCGTCGGCTACGGCCTGCAGCTCCGCGAGAAGCAGAAGGCCAAGCGCATCTACTTCACGCTCGAGACCCAGTTCCGCGCCTACTACGAGAAGGCCGCCAACCGCACCGGCGTCACCGGCGAGCTCCTGCTCCAGCAGCTTGAGACCCGTCTCGACAACGTCGCCTACCGCCTCGGCTTCGCGCTCTCGCGCCGCCAGTCGCGTCAGGTCGTCCGTCACGGTCACGTCACCGTCAACGGCCGCAAGGTGAACATCCCCAGCTTCCAGGTCAAGGTTGGCGACGTCATCGCCATCCGCGAGAAGTCCAAGGAACTCACCATGCTCGCCAACTCGCGCGACTTCGCCGCCGGCCTCGGCCGCGTCAGCTGGATCGAGATCGCCTCGGACAGCCTCTCGGGCAAGATCATCGGTCTGCCCAAGCGTGAAGACATCCAGATCCCGGTCAACGAGCAGCAGATCGTGGAACTGTACAGCAAGTAA
- a CDS encoding VOC family protein gives MNKITPFLWFNNNAEDAANFYLSIFPNSKKLSELRAAVDIPSMPAGALLTIAIEIEGQQVTFINGGPAHQLSEAFSFTITCNSQAELDDYWQKFSGTPIACGWIKDNFGVCWQVVPHNITELVSHPKALVAMMKMIKLDIATLEAAAKE, from the coding sequence ATGAACAAGATCACACCCTTCCTCTGGTTCAACAACAACGCCGAAGATGCCGCGAACTTCTACCTCTCGATCTTTCCGAACTCCAAAAAGCTGAGCGAGCTGCGTGCTGCTGTGGACATCCCATCTATGCCCGCGGGCGCTCTCCTTACCATCGCTATCGAAATCGAAGGCCAGCAGGTAACATTCATCAACGGCGGCCCCGCGCACCAGCTCTCGGAGGCATTCTCTTTCACCATCACCTGCAACTCGCAGGCCGAGCTCGACGACTACTGGCAAAAGTTCAGCGGCACACCAATCGCCTGTGGTTGGATCAAGGACAACTTCGGTGTCTGCTGGCAAGTCGTCCCGCACAACATCACCGAGCTCGTCAGCCACCCCAAGGCCTTGGTCGCAATGATGAAGATGATCAAGCTCGACATCGCCACGCTCGAAGCCGCGGCAAAGGAATAA
- the infA gene encoding translation initiation factor IF-1, translating into MSKEDAIEVMAVVVETLPNALFKVELENKHQVLAHVSGRMRKNFIRILPGDRVAIELSPYDLNRGRIVYRYK; encoded by the coding sequence TTGTCGAAGGAAGATGCAATTGAAGTAATGGCTGTCGTCGTTGAGACGCTGCCCAACGCGCTCTTCAAGGTCGAGCTTGAGAACAAGCATCAGGTTCTCGCGCACGTATCGGGCCGCATGCGCAAGAACTTCATCCGCATCCTCCCCGGCGACCGGGTTGCTATCGAGCTCAGCCCCTACGATCTGAACCGTGGCCGCATCGTCTACCGCTACAAGTAG
- the rpsK gene encoding 30S ribosomal protein S11, with translation MAKSQNKGTGAKVGKNKKFKKRERKNVPFGLVFIQASFNNTIVTITDQQGNTLSWKSSGSLGFRGSRKGTPFAAQQAAVNAATAARDHGLRAVDVRVSGPGSGRESAIRALAAAGIDVRSIRDVTPMPHNGCRPPKRRRV, from the coding sequence ATGGCAAAGTCACAGAATAAGGGTACCGGCGCGAAGGTCGGCAAGAACAAGAAGTTCAAGAAGCGCGAGCGGAAGAACGTTCCATTTGGTCTCGTCTTCATCCAGGCCAGCTTCAACAACACCATCGTCACCATCACCGACCAGCAGGGCAACACGCTCTCCTGGAAGTCTTCGGGCTCGCTCGGCTTCCGCGGTTCGCGTAAGGGCACGCCGTTCGCGGCGCAGCAGGCAGCCGTCAACGCGGCCACCGCCGCTCGCGACCACGGCCTCCGTGCGGTCGACGTGCGCGTCTCGGGTCCCGGCTCCGGCCGTGAGTCCGCGATCCGCGCTCTCGCAGCCGCCGGCATCGACGTTCGCTCCATCCGGGACGTCACGCCCATGCCGCACAACGGCTGCCGTCCGCCCAAGCGCCGCCGCGTCTGA
- the rpmJ gene encoding 50S ribosomal protein L36 yields MKVRASVKPICDKCKVIHRKGVVRVICENAKHKQRQG; encoded by the coding sequence ATGAAGGTCCGTGCATCAGTAAAGCCGATCTGCGACAAGTGCAAGGTGATCCACCGCAAGGGCGTCGTGCGCGTCATCTGCGAGAACGCCAAGCACAAGCAGCGCCAGGGCTAG
- a CDS encoding TonB-dependent receptor, translating into MRLSVPLAVLVLSPLTISAQTPQSTTTLARPSSPPTAHDTITVTADRGLPGITDSATSVATLSSQQLQQASGLTLDDRLHSVAGFQLFRRTSSWTANPTTEGISLRGLGSTAASRTLVESGQVPLNDPFGGWIHWDEIPTLAIQQVELLRGGSADLYGSSAIGGVIAVEPLTPSAHSLTLAADTAGATENSALGDLLLTTTSHALSTLGAFSALSTGGYISTAPAFRGTVDIPSNVFQQSGRLAFFTPPQTPIRAFLLGNILNESRGNGTPLQTNGTRLWRYLGGLDADTASSHESLRLFGSRESYRQSFSAIAANRNSETLTKLHRIPTDELGLVAQASHTLASSLTAALGFDLHDIRATADETATATAVTTSISARQRETGGYLDAIWQPKHWSLSGSIRIDSFRTLNAQQTASNTPSTTPLPELDELFASPHLGIVRTLPHNLALTANAFRAFRGPTMNELYSTGQVGQQITLANNSLLAERATGFEFGGEYAAALAHIRATYFWTEVNRPISAVELSQTPTTQLLQRQNLGQIRSRGLMLEAQTARWHSFDTTFGYQFAIATVTAFNSSSPAQANLTGNWIPEVPRESFTATANYAARAGNSTIANLHLIASYTGHTYDDAANQFLLHPYARFDLSADRSLTHGLSIYASAQNLLNRTIDAGRTPILTLAAPRLVQAGLRYTFSR; encoded by the coding sequence ATGCGTCTATCGGTCCCACTTGCCGTGCTCGTGCTATCTCCGCTCACCATCTCGGCGCAGACGCCGCAATCGACCACCACTCTAGCACGCCCGTCCTCGCCGCCCACCGCGCACGACACCATCACCGTCACCGCCGACCGCGGCCTTCCCGGCATCACGGACAGCGCCACCAGTGTCGCCACACTCTCCTCGCAGCAGTTGCAGCAGGCCTCCGGCCTCACCCTCGACGACCGCCTCCACTCCGTCGCCGGCTTCCAGCTCTTCCGCCGCACCAGCTCCTGGACGGCCAACCCCACCACCGAAGGCATCAGCCTTCGCGGCCTCGGCAGCACAGCGGCATCGCGCACCCTCGTCGAGTCCGGCCAGGTTCCCCTCAACGACCCCTTTGGCGGCTGGATTCACTGGGACGAGATTCCCACCCTCGCCATCCAGCAAGTCGAGCTCCTCCGCGGAGGATCAGCCGATCTCTACGGCTCCAGCGCGATTGGCGGCGTCATCGCCGTCGAGCCACTCACTCCCAGCGCGCACTCCCTCACCCTCGCCGCCGACACCGCTGGAGCCACCGAAAACTCCGCCCTCGGCGACCTCCTCCTCACCACAACATCTCACGCACTCTCTACCCTCGGAGCCTTCAGCGCGCTCTCCACCGGTGGCTATATCTCCACCGCGCCCGCCTTCCGCGGCACCGTCGACATTCCCTCCAACGTCTTCCAGCAGAGCGGCCGCCTCGCCTTCTTCACCCCACCGCAGACACCCATCCGCGCCTTCCTCCTCGGCAACATCCTCAACGAGTCCCGCGGCAACGGCACCCCGCTCCAGACCAACGGCACGCGCCTCTGGCGTTACCTCGGCGGTCTCGACGCCGACACCGCGAGCAGCCACGAAAGCCTCCGCCTCTTCGGCTCACGCGAGTCCTACCGCCAGAGTTTTTCCGCCATCGCAGCGAACCGCAACTCCGAAACCCTCACCAAGCTGCATCGCATTCCCACCGACGAGCTCGGCCTCGTGGCGCAGGCCTCACATACCCTCGCATCCTCGCTCACCGCCGCTCTCGGCTTTGACCTCCACGATATCCGTGCCACCGCCGACGAAACCGCCACAGCCACCGCTGTTACCACCAGCATCTCCGCTCGTCAGCGAGAGACGGGCGGCTACCTCGACGCCATCTGGCAGCCGAAGCACTGGTCACTCTCCGGCTCCATCCGCATCGATTCCTTCCGCACCCTCAACGCACAGCAGACCGCATCCAATACCCCCAGCACCACACCGCTCCCCGAGCTTGACGAGCTCTTCGCCTCACCGCACCTTGGCATCGTTCGTACCCTGCCGCACAACCTCGCGCTCACCGCCAACGCATTCCGTGCCTTTCGCGGCCCCACCATGAACGAGCTTTACAGCACCGGCCAGGTCGGCCAGCAGATCACTCTCGCCAACAACTCGCTGCTCGCCGAACGCGCCACCGGCTTCGAGTTCGGTGGCGAGTACGCAGCAGCGCTCGCCCACATCCGGGCCACCTATTTCTGGACGGAGGTCAATCGCCCCATCTCCGCCGTCGAGCTCTCGCAGACCCCCACCACGCAGCTTCTCCAGCGCCAGAACCTCGGCCAGATCCGCAGCCGCGGCCTCATGCTCGAAGCCCAGACCGCCCGCTGGCACTCCTTCGACACCACCTTCGGCTATCAGTTCGCTATCGCTACCGTTACTGCGTTCAACTCCTCGTCACCCGCGCAGGCGAACCTCACCGGCAACTGGATTCCCGAAGTCCCACGCGAGTCCTTCACCGCCACCGCCAACTACGCAGCCAGGGCAGGGAACAGCACGATCGCCAATCTGCACCTCATCGCCAGCTACACCGGCCACACCTACGACGACGCCGCGAACCAGTTTCTCCTCCACCCCTACGCCCGCTTCGACCTCTCCGCTGACCGCAGCCTCACGCACGGCCTCTCTATCTACGCCTCCGCGCAGAACCTGCTCAACCGCACCATCGACGCGGGCCGCACGCCCATCCTCACGCTCGCCGCGCCTCGCCTCGTGCAGGCTGGCCTCCGCTACACCTTCTCCCGCTGA
- a CDS encoding DNA-directed RNA polymerase subunit alpha, with amino-acid sequence MLWRGFQKPKRLAVDQESLTPTHGKFSAQPFERGFGTTIGNALRRTLLSSIEGAAVTAVRIEGVLHEFQSITGVVEDATDIILNLKQIPFKLNGEGPKALYLRSDAAGVVTSGMIEADSDVEILDPNVYICTISEGGRIDMEMRLKRGRGYVSADKNFDSDLGIGFIPVDSVHSPVRKVNYLVEAARLGQITDYEKLSLEIWTNGSVLPADALGLSAKLLKDHMTIFINFEEELEAGSDGLGDGPAIRNENLNRSVEELELSVRSYNCLKNANISTIGELIQKTEAEMLKTKNFGRKSLNEIKEILAQMGLSLGMKIDEQGNPVPGPTSVLPAATLAASYGSFDDEDEDDEDDDLDLGHEPENF; translated from the coding sequence ATGCTCTGGAGAGGTTTCCAAAAGCCCAAGCGTCTCGCCGTCGACCAGGAGTCGCTGACCCCCACCCACGGTAAGTTCTCCGCGCAGCCCTTTGAGCGCGGCTTCGGCACCACTATCGGCAACGCACTGCGTCGCACGCTGCTCTCGTCCATCGAGGGCGCTGCCGTCACGGCGGTTCGCATCGAGGGTGTGCTGCACGAGTTCCAGTCCATCACCGGCGTGGTCGAAGACGCGACCGACATCATCCTCAACCTCAAGCAGATCCCGTTCAAGCTCAACGGCGAAGGCCCCAAGGCCCTCTACCTCCGCTCGGACGCCGCCGGCGTCGTCACCTCCGGCATGATCGAGGCTGACTCCGACGTCGAGATCCTCGATCCCAACGTCTACATCTGCACCATCTCCGAAGGCGGCCGTATCGACATGGAGATGCGCCTCAAGCGCGGCCGTGGCTACGTCTCGGCCGACAAGAACTTCGACTCCGATCTCGGCATCGGCTTCATCCCCGTCGACTCCGTCCACTCGCCCGTCCGCAAGGTCAACTACCTTGTTGAGGCTGCGCGTCTCGGCCAGATCACCGACTACGAGAAGCTCTCGCTCGAGATCTGGACCAACGGTTCCGTGCTCCCCGCGGACGCTCTCGGCCTCTCGGCCAAGCTCCTCAAGGACCACATGACCATCTTCATCAACTTCGAGGAAGAGCTCGAAGCGGGTTCGGACGGTCTCGGCGATGGCCCCGCCATCCGCAACGAGAACCTCAACCGCTCCGTCGAAGAGCTTGAGCTCTCCGTGCGCAGCTACAACTGCCTCAAGAACGCGAACATCTCCACCATCGGCGAGCTCATCCAGAAGACCGAAGCCGAGATGCTCAAGACCAAGAACTTCGGCCGCAAGTCGCTGAACGAGATCAAGGAAATCCTCGCGCAGATGGGCCTCTCGCTCGGCATGAAGATCGACGAGCAGGGCAACCCGGTCCCAGGCCCAACCTCGGTTCTCCCCGCCGCCACCCTCGCCGCCAGCTACGGCAGCTTCGACGACGAGGATGAAGACGACGAGGACGACGATCTCGACCTCGGCCACGAGCCCGAAAACTTCTAA
- a CDS encoding glycoside hydrolase family 28 protein, translating to MQRRDLLKLSPLALASTVGHVAFAQSPAPSAAEALFNVRTYGATGDGKTVDSPAINKAIEAVAAAGGGTLVFPAGTYVCFTIRLKSNIALYLSQGCTILAADSPKPGETTGYNGGTYDAAEPNDPWTPYQDYGHNHWKNSLFYGENLHNISIQGPGLIHGKGLSNGTKGIRSGTGGFVAEQAGVGNKSIALKLCHNVLLRDFTVLKGGHFALLATGVDNMTLDNLLIDTDRDGFDIDCCRNVRVSNCTVNSPWDDAICPKSSYALGYARSTDNVTISNNFVSGYYDLGSVADGTWKKFPDDAHVPRNGRIKCGTESNGGFRNITITGNVIEGCKGISLETSDGAYCEDITVTGNTFRDCVDAPLFLRLNRRNRNPKETLRPGTLRRVIIADLVSYNSASSTASILSGIPENLIEDVKLSNCYFGHHGLPKDMKIGWGENSKPMPDWHTIQVPEIEDAYPELLRFGPTPCNGLFVRHLKNFEASHVEIAPANPDPRPAFWLEDVHRADFFAVTAPPQPNFSLHNVTDLRILWSRAAKDATLEKADDKVL from the coding sequence ATGCAACGCCGCGATCTGCTCAAACTCTCGCCCCTCGCCCTAGCCTCCACCGTCGGTCACGTTGCGTTCGCGCAGTCGCCCGCGCCCTCCGCTGCGGAAGCCCTCTTCAACGTCCGCACCTACGGTGCCACAGGAGACGGCAAGACCGTCGACAGCCCCGCCATCAACAAGGCCATTGAGGCCGTCGCCGCCGCCGGCGGTGGCACGCTCGTCTTCCCCGCAGGCACTTATGTCTGCTTTACCATCCGCCTCAAGTCCAACATCGCGCTCTATCTCTCGCAGGGCTGCACCATCCTCGCCGCCGACTCACCCAAACCCGGCGAGACCACCGGCTACAACGGCGGCACCTACGACGCAGCCGAGCCCAACGACCCCTGGACGCCCTACCAGGACTACGGCCACAACCACTGGAAGAACTCGCTCTTCTATGGCGAGAACCTGCACAACATCTCCATCCAGGGCCCCGGCCTCATCCACGGCAAGGGCCTCAGCAACGGCACCAAGGGCATCCGCAGCGGCACCGGCGGCTTCGTTGCGGAGCAGGCTGGCGTCGGCAACAAGTCCATCGCGCTCAAGCTCTGTCACAACGTCCTTCTGCGCGACTTCACCGTCCTCAAGGGCGGCCACTTCGCTCTGCTCGCCACCGGCGTTGACAACATGACGCTCGACAACCTCCTCATCGACACCGACCGCGACGGCTTCGACATCGACTGCTGCCGCAACGTCCGCGTCTCCAACTGCACTGTCAACTCCCCCTGGGACGACGCCATCTGCCCCAAGTCCAGCTACGCCCTCGGCTACGCGCGCTCCACCGACAACGTCACCATCTCCAACAACTTTGTCTCCGGCTACTACGACCTCGGCTCTGTCGCCGACGGCACCTGGAAGAAGTTCCCTGACGACGCACACGTCCCGCGCAACGGCCGCATCAAGTGCGGCACGGAGTCCAACGGCGGCTTCCGCAACATCACCATCACCGGCAACGTCATCGAAGGCTGTAAAGGCATCTCGCTCGAAACCTCCGACGGCGCCTACTGCGAAGACATCACCGTAACTGGCAATACCTTCCGCGACTGCGTCGACGCGCCGCTCTTCCTGCGCCTCAACCGCCGCAACCGCAACCCCAAGGAGACCCTGCGCCCCGGCACCCTGCGCCGCGTCATCATCGCCGATCTCGTCAGCTACAACTCGGCATCTTCGACAGCCTCGATCCTTTCTGGCATTCCCGAAAACCTCATCGAAGACGTCAAGCTCTCCAACTGCTACTTCGGCCACCACGGCCTGCCCAAGGACATGAAGATCGGCTGGGGCGAAAACTCCAAGCCCATGCCTGATTGGCACACCATCCAGGTTCCCGAGATCGAAGACGCCTACCCGGAGCTCCTCCGCTTCGGCCCGACACCCTGCAACGGCCTCTTCGTCCGCCACCTCAAAAACTTCGAGGCCTCGCACGTAGAGATCGCCCCCGCCAATCCCGACCCTCGCCCTGCCTTCTGGCTCGAAGACGTGCATCGCGCCGACTTCTTCGCCGTCACCGCCCCGCCGCAGCCTAACTTCTCACTGCACAACGTCACCGACCTCCGCATCCTCTGGAGCCGCGCCGCCAAAGACGCGACGCTCGAAAAGGCCGACGACAAGGTCCTCTAG
- a CDS encoding ATP-binding cassette domain-containing protein has product MAIVELQNIRKVYESKVAVEGLTLSIEPGTMFGLLGPNGSGKTSSIRMMIGMTVPDSGTVSLFGQPFSRSLLHRIGYLPEERGLYKKMKVLDQLIFLGQLNGLTETVARQRATSWCERLQITEAMPKKTEELSKGMQQKIQFIAALLHEPELIIMDEPMSGLDPVNGALLMETLSDLRRSGKTVLFSTHRMDQIERMCDGIALISRGKLLLSGTMREVKSQYPRNRMHIAYTGDDSFLRNPAVTATKLHAGGADLQLTSEAAAQPLLAEAIARGTQITRFEVVEPTIEDIFIEHVRASFGEAAAEGVQLDG; this is encoded by the coding sequence ATGGCCATCGTCGAACTCCAGAACATCCGCAAGGTCTATGAGTCCAAGGTCGCGGTTGAAGGCCTCACACTCTCCATCGAACCCGGCACCATGTTCGGCCTCCTCGGCCCCAACGGCTCGGGCAAAACCAGCTCCATCCGCATGATGATCGGCATGACGGTCCCCGACTCCGGCACTGTCAGTCTCTTCGGCCAGCCGTTTTCGCGCAGCCTGTTGCACCGCATCGGCTACCTTCCGGAGGAGCGCGGCCTCTACAAGAAGATGAAGGTGCTCGACCAGCTCATCTTCCTCGGCCAGCTCAACGGTCTCACCGAAACCGTCGCCCGCCAACGCGCCACCTCCTGGTGCGAGCGCCTCCAGATTACCGAGGCCATGCCCAAGAAGACCGAAGAGCTCTCCAAAGGCATGCAGCAGAAGATCCAGTTCATCGCCGCATTGCTCCACGAGCCCGAGCTCATCATCATGGACGAGCCCATGTCCGGCCTCGACCCCGTCAACGGCGCGCTCCTCATGGAAACCCTCTCCGACCTCCGCCGCAGCGGCAAGACTGTCCTCTTCTCCACGCACCGCATGGACCAGATCGAGCGCATGTGCGACGGCATCGCACTCATCTCCCGCGGCAAGCTGCTCCTCTCTGGCACCATGCGCGAGGTCAAATCGCAGTACCCGCGCAACCGCATGCACATCGCCTACACCGGCGACGACAGCTTCCTCCGCAACCCTGCCGTCACCGCCACCAAGCTCCACGCCGGCGGCGCCGACCTCCAACTCACCAGCGAAGCTGCCGCCCAGCCACTGCTTGCAGAAGCTATCGCCCGCGGCACGCAGATCACTCGCTTCGAGGTCGTCGAGCCCACCATCGAAGACATCTTCATCGAACACGTCCGCGCCAGCTTCGGCGAAGCCGCGGCAGAAGGAGTTCAACTCGATGGCTAG
- the rpsM gene encoding 30S ribosomal protein S13 yields the protein MARIAGVDLPGNKQARIALTYIYGIGDPRALKILEKAGIDPLAKMASLDEDQLNKIRGVIEEQGGIEGDLRKEISLNIKRLIEIQSYRGLRHRRSLPVRGQRTHTNARTRKGPRKGTVAGKKKATK from the coding sequence ATGGCCCGTATCGCTGGCGTCGACCTGCCCGGTAACAAGCAGGCTCGCATCGCCCTCACATACATCTACGGCATCGGCGATCCCCGCGCCCTCAAGATCCTTGAGAAGGCCGGCATCGACCCCCTCGCCAAGATGGCCTCGCTTGACGAGGACCAGCTCAACAAGATTCGTGGCGTTATCGAAGAGCAGGGCGGCATCGAGGGCGACCTCCGCAAGGAGATCTCGCTCAACATCAAGCGCCTCATCGAAATCCAGTCCTACCGTGGTCTCCGCCACCGCCGCTCGCTCCCTGTTCGCGGCCAGCGCACCCACACCAACGCTCGTACCCGCAAGGGCCCCCGCAAGGGAACCGTTGCCGGTAAGAAGAAAGCGACGAAGTAA
- the rplQ gene encoding 50S ribosomal protein L17, which translates to MRHRNGGFKLGRNTSHRRALLRNLVTSIILNDRCHTTITKAKATRPIVEKMITLGKNGSVHARRQALAYLMTPESVDRLFKIVAPRYADRNGGYSRIVRTGVRKGDSSEMAFIELLGAEQELSDKAAKREEARNKRREELQKQLEESNTAAGDDTK; encoded by the coding sequence ATGCGTCATCGTAATGGCGGCTTCAAGCTCGGCCGCAACACTTCTCACCGTCGCGCTCTTCTGCGCAACCTCGTCACCTCCATCATTCTCAACGACCGCTGCCACACCACCATTACCAAGGCCAAAGCGACCCGCCCCATCGTCGAGAAGATGATCACCCTCGGCAAGAACGGCAGCGTCCACGCCCGCCGTCAGGCGCTGGCGTACCTCATGACGCCCGAGTCCGTCGACCGCCTCTTCAAGATCGTGGCCCCGCGCTACGCTGACCGCAACGGCGGCTACAGCCGCATCGTCCGCACCGGCGTCCGCAAGGGCGACAGCTCCGAGATGGCCTTCATCGAGCTCCTCGGCGCCGAGCAGGAGCTCTCCGACAAGGCAGCCAAGCGCGAAGAAGCCCGCAACAAGCGCCGCGAGGAACTCCAGAAGCAGCTCGAGGAGTCCAACACCGCCGCAGGCGACGACACCAAGTAA